Proteins from a single region of Amycolatopsis sp. CA-230715:
- a CDS encoding glucose 1-dehydrogenase, which yields MTDYTGKTIVITGGSTGFGFTTAKAFADGGARVLITGRTQATLDSARERLGERAVAVRGDVASLSDLDTLADRAKTEFGLVDALFVNAGVASVGSFESVSEQTYDEVFAINAKGAYFTVQKFAPVLRDGGSVVLSTSIANIKGVPTFSVYSATKAALRSMTRSLATELLPRGIRVNAVSPGPIDTGIMERSTPKDVADRHREQMTANNPMRRYGDSDEVAKAVAFLAFDATYTTGAEFPIDGGASQL from the coding sequence ATGACCGATTACACAGGCAAGACCATCGTGATCACCGGTGGCAGCACCGGTTTCGGCTTCACCACCGCGAAAGCGTTCGCCGACGGCGGAGCGCGGGTGCTGATCACCGGCCGCACCCAGGCCACACTCGATTCCGCCCGCGAACGGCTCGGAGAGCGCGCGGTGGCCGTGCGCGGCGACGTCGCTTCACTGTCCGATTTGGACACACTCGCGGACAGGGCGAAAACGGAGTTCGGGCTCGTGGACGCCCTGTTCGTGAACGCGGGCGTGGCCAGCGTCGGATCCTTCGAATCGGTGTCCGAGCAGACCTACGACGAAGTGTTCGCGATCAACGCCAAGGGCGCCTACTTCACCGTGCAGAAGTTCGCGCCGGTGCTGCGGGACGGCGGGAGCGTCGTGCTCAGCACCTCGATCGCGAACATCAAAGGGGTGCCGACGTTCAGCGTGTACTCGGCCACGAAGGCGGCTTTGCGCTCGATGACCCGCAGCCTGGCCACCGAGCTGCTGCCGCGGGGGATCCGGGTCAACGCGGTCAGCCCCGGCCCGATCGACACCGGCATCATGGAGCGTTCGACACCGAAGGACGTGGCCGACCGGCACCGGGAGCAGATGACCGCGAACAACCCGATGCGGCGCTACGGCGACTCCGATGAGGTCGCGAAGGCGGTCGCCTTCCTCGCCTTCGATGCCACCTACACCACGGGCGCCGAATTCCCGATCGACGGCGGCGCATCGCAACTCTGA
- a CDS encoding acetyl-CoA C-acetyltransferase encodes MSSEAFIYEALRTPRGKNKGGSLHGTKPVDLVAGLIEELKVRHPDLDPAAIDDIVLGVVSPVGEQGADIARTAALVAGLPESVAGVQLNRFCASGLEATNLAAQKVRSGWDQLVIAGGVESMSRVPMGSDGGALFMDPATAYDNYIVPQGIGADLIATMEGFSRDDVDAFAVRSQEKAEAAWSGGYFTKSVVPVKDINGVTILDHDEHRRPGTTVEGLAKLKPAFTTIGEMGGFDAVALQKYHQVEKIDHVHTGGNSSGIVDGAAVVLLGSEQVGKTYGLTPRARIVATAVTGSEPTIMLTGPTPATEKVLATAGLTPDDIDLWELNEAFASVVLKWIKDLKLPEEKVNVNGGAIAMGHPLGATGAMLVGTVVDELERRQARRALVTLCIGGGMGVATIIERV; translated from the coding sequence GTGAGTAGTGAGGCGTTCATCTACGAGGCGCTCCGCACGCCCCGTGGCAAGAACAAGGGCGGGTCCCTGCACGGGACCAAGCCGGTCGACCTGGTGGCAGGCCTGATCGAAGAGCTGAAGGTCCGCCACCCGGACCTCGACCCCGCCGCGATCGACGACATCGTCCTCGGCGTGGTGTCGCCGGTCGGCGAGCAGGGCGCCGACATCGCCAGGACCGCGGCGCTCGTCGCTGGCCTGCCGGAGAGCGTCGCGGGCGTGCAGCTGAACCGCTTCTGCGCCTCCGGGCTCGAGGCGACGAACCTCGCCGCGCAGAAGGTGCGCTCCGGCTGGGACCAGCTGGTCATCGCGGGCGGCGTCGAGTCGATGTCGCGGGTGCCGATGGGCTCCGACGGCGGCGCGCTGTTCATGGACCCCGCCACCGCGTACGACAACTACATCGTGCCGCAGGGCATCGGCGCCGACCTGATCGCGACGATGGAAGGCTTCTCGCGCGACGACGTCGACGCCTTCGCCGTCCGTTCGCAGGAGAAGGCCGAGGCCGCGTGGTCCGGCGGCTACTTCACGAAATCGGTCGTGCCGGTCAAGGACATCAACGGCGTGACGATCCTCGACCACGACGAGCACCGCCGCCCGGGAACCACCGTCGAGGGCCTCGCCAAGCTGAAGCCCGCGTTCACCACCATCGGTGAGATGGGCGGGTTCGACGCGGTGGCGCTGCAGAAGTACCACCAGGTCGAAAAGATCGACCACGTGCACACCGGCGGCAACTCCTCCGGGATCGTCGACGGCGCGGCGGTGGTGCTGCTGGGCAGCGAGCAGGTCGGCAAGACCTACGGGCTGACCCCGCGCGCCAGGATCGTGGCGACCGCGGTCACCGGTTCGGAGCCGACGATCATGCTCACCGGCCCGACCCCCGCCACCGAGAAGGTCCTCGCGACCGCCGGGCTCACCCCCGACGACATCGACCTGTGGGAGCTCAACGAGGCGTTCGCGTCCGTCGTGCTGAAGTGGATCAAGGACCTGAAGCTGCCCGAGGAGAAGGTCAACGTCAACGGTGGCGCGATCGCGATGGGCCACCCCCTCGGCGCGACCGGCGCGATGCTGGTCGGCACCGTGGTGGACGAGCTGGAGCGCCGCCAGGCGCGCCGCGCGCTGGTGACCCTGTGCATCGGTGGCGGAATGGGTGTCGCGACGATCATCGAGCGGGTGTGA
- a CDS encoding LysR family transcriptional regulator, with product MDFDLRLVRYFTVVADELNFGRAATALHLAQPSLSRQIQRLEDQLGVRLFDRTPQGSRLTEAGRAFLPRARALLDAAREAELAARSAAPPHAIAIGYVGDLIITPAVRELRRRYPGAKVGTRHLTWRDTHVLPERRVDALVARLPLPFPTDRLHLTVLYEEPRVLVVPTSHRLAGKESVAFDEVADEEFVPCTSSPTMWSGPAEVGFDDSFEDKLEFVAEGRALAVLPAGDGRSALRPDLTAIPLEGVDPCEVVVLTRLGDPNPLATAFHDVAAAYLTGS from the coding sequence GTGGACTTCGATTTGCGGCTGGTGCGGTACTTCACGGTCGTCGCGGACGAATTGAACTTCGGCCGCGCCGCCACCGCACTCCATCTCGCCCAGCCTTCGCTGAGCCGCCAGATCCAGCGCCTGGAGGACCAGCTAGGGGTGCGGCTGTTCGACCGCACCCCGCAGGGGAGCCGGCTCACCGAGGCCGGGCGGGCTTTCCTGCCGCGAGCGCGGGCGCTGCTGGACGCCGCCCGCGAAGCGGAGCTCGCCGCGCGTTCGGCCGCGCCGCCGCACGCGATCGCGATCGGCTACGTCGGGGATCTGATCATCACCCCGGCGGTGCGGGAGCTGCGCCGACGGTATCCCGGCGCCAAGGTCGGCACCCGGCACCTGACCTGGCGGGACACGCACGTCCTGCCCGAGCGCCGGGTCGACGCGCTCGTCGCGAGGCTGCCGCTGCCGTTCCCGACGGACCGCCTGCACCTGACCGTCCTCTACGAAGAGCCGCGGGTCCTCGTCGTACCGACGTCGCATCGCTTGGCGGGCAAGGAATCCGTCGCGTTCGACGAGGTCGCCGACGAGGAGTTCGTCCCCTGCACCAGTTCCCCCACGATGTGGAGCGGACCCGCCGAGGTGGGCTTCGACGACAGCTTCGAGGACAAGCTCGAATTCGTCGCGGAGGGCCGCGCCCTCGCCGTCCTGCCCGCCGGTGACGGGCGCAGCGCGTTGCGCCCGGACCTCACCGCGATTCCGCTCGAAGGCGTCGACCCGTGCGAGGTCGTGGTCCTCACCCGCCTCGGCGACCCGAACCCGCTGGCGACCGCCTTCCACGACGTCGCGGCGGCCTACCTCACCGGGAGCTGA
- a CDS encoding TetR/AcrR family transcriptional regulator, which translates to MDSVTPSPQRRPRDRKAQLAALAAGLFRERGYHGVGINDIAAAAGVTGPAIYRHFADKQAILAYVVLSGIDEMDAATADALADGVPTADQLDRLLTLLGTQAVERREVAALWRWEGRHLPAGERREIRRRSGAVLGAWTKALLRRRPELPEPDAELLCWATLSVFGSVSVHRTAVAKKRFVKLLTELASAVLDVTLPEPAAPSPPEPEPPGLGTPSRREQVLAAATGLFAERGFHAVSMEDIGAASGIAGPSVYRHFPSKAALMVAIGHRAADRLTVAAERALKASDEHDALRRLAASYVHTLLRTPELLVSFTGSSEVRVSMPERDKTELLRVQRDYVGQWVALLAAARPDLPAREVKIIVHAALTIANDLSRTRRVTARPHLEDELTALLHAVLGISSR; encoded by the coding sequence ATGGACTCCGTGACCCCTTCGCCGCAGCGCCGCCCGCGCGACCGGAAGGCCCAGCTGGCCGCCCTCGCCGCGGGCCTGTTCCGCGAGCGCGGGTACCACGGCGTCGGCATCAACGACATCGCCGCCGCGGCCGGGGTCACCGGGCCCGCGATCTACCGCCACTTCGCCGACAAGCAGGCGATCCTCGCCTACGTCGTGCTGTCCGGCATCGACGAGATGGACGCCGCGACGGCCGACGCGCTCGCCGACGGCGTCCCCACCGCCGACCAGCTCGACCGGCTGCTGACCCTGCTCGGCACCCAGGCCGTCGAACGGCGGGAGGTCGCCGCGCTGTGGCGCTGGGAAGGCAGGCACCTGCCCGCGGGCGAGCGCCGCGAAATCCGCCGCCGTTCGGGGGCTGTGCTCGGCGCGTGGACGAAAGCGCTGCTCCGGCGACGCCCAGAACTACCGGAACCGGACGCGGAGCTGCTGTGCTGGGCGACGTTGAGCGTGTTCGGCAGCGTCTCGGTGCACCGCACGGCCGTGGCGAAGAAGCGGTTCGTGAAACTGCTCACCGAACTCGCCTCCGCGGTGCTCGACGTCACACTTCCCGAACCGGCCGCGCCGTCGCCCCCCGAACCGGAACCGCCGGGGCTCGGCACGCCGTCGCGCCGCGAACAGGTCCTCGCCGCCGCGACCGGGCTGTTCGCCGAACGCGGCTTCCACGCGGTCAGCATGGAGGACATCGGCGCCGCGTCGGGGATCGCGGGCCCGAGCGTGTACCGGCACTTCCCCAGCAAGGCGGCGCTGATGGTGGCGATCGGGCACCGCGCGGCCGACCGGCTGACGGTGGCCGCCGAGCGCGCGCTGAAGGCGTCCGACGAGCACGACGCGCTGCGCAGGCTCGCCGCGTCCTACGTGCACACGCTCCTGCGCACACCGGAGCTGCTGGTGTCGTTCACCGGCAGCTCGGAGGTCCGCGTCAGCATGCCGGAGCGGGACAAGACCGAACTGCTCCGCGTGCAGCGCGACTACGTCGGGCAGTGGGTCGCGCTGCTGGCCGCGGCACGGCCGGACCTGCCCGCGCGCGAGGTGAAGATCATCGTGCACGCGGCGCTCACCATCGCCAACGACCTGAGCCGCACGCGCCGGGTGACCGCGCGGCCCCATCTCGAAGACGAACTCACCGCGCTGCTGCACGCGGTCCTCGGGATCAGCTCCCGGTGA
- a CDS encoding low temperature requirement protein A, with the protein MSTLELFFDLVFVYAITQVTQLMADHLTVLGIAQGVAMLAALWWCWTSYAWLGNTIHVDHGIARLAMFGAMAVMFLVSLAIPEAFTDHGGGLYTPLLFVVCYAAVRLLHEVAYLGVARHDPALRRVLLRMLAGMLPSLALLGGAAFLRGWWQLAAWAVALVVDYANVWLSGPKGWRLHSPAHFAERFGLIVIIALGESIVAIGIGIGPLPITWLVVAAAVCGLALAAGMWWIYFDVVAHAAEAKLTRATGEERTRIATDSYTFLHLPLIAGIVLVALGLKKAFLYLADTEHHVPGEALHGVAIWAFTGGLALYLVALSSLRRRNLGRWNVQRLVLAVVLLAATPLLEHVPAPVLVVIATAALLGLIAYEQVRFAAWRRETLATPSEG; encoded by the coding sequence GTGTCCACCCTGGAGCTGTTCTTCGACCTCGTCTTCGTCTACGCCATCACCCAGGTCACCCAGCTGATGGCGGATCACCTGACGGTGCTCGGCATCGCGCAGGGCGTCGCCATGCTCGCCGCGCTGTGGTGGTGCTGGACGAGTTACGCGTGGCTCGGCAACACGATCCACGTCGACCACGGTATCGCCAGGCTCGCGATGTTCGGCGCGATGGCGGTGATGTTCCTGGTGTCGCTGGCCATTCCCGAGGCGTTCACCGACCACGGCGGCGGCCTGTACACGCCGCTGCTGTTCGTCGTCTGCTACGCCGCGGTCCGGCTCCTGCACGAGGTCGCCTACCTCGGTGTCGCGCGGCACGACCCGGCGCTGCGGCGCGTGCTGCTGCGGATGCTCGCCGGCATGCTGCCGAGCCTGGCGCTGCTCGGCGGCGCGGCGTTCCTGCGCGGCTGGTGGCAGCTCGCGGCGTGGGCGGTCGCGCTCGTCGTCGACTACGCGAACGTGTGGCTGTCCGGGCCGAAGGGCTGGCGGCTGCACTCGCCCGCGCACTTCGCCGAACGCTTCGGGCTCATCGTGATCATCGCGCTCGGCGAGTCGATCGTGGCGATCGGCATCGGGATCGGGCCGCTGCCGATCACGTGGCTCGTCGTGGCCGCCGCGGTGTGCGGGCTCGCGCTCGCGGCGGGGATGTGGTGGATTTATTTCGACGTCGTCGCGCACGCCGCCGAAGCGAAGCTCACCCGCGCCACCGGCGAAGAGCGCACGAGGATCGCCACGGACTCCTACACGTTCCTGCACCTGCCGTTGATCGCGGGCATCGTGCTCGTCGCGCTCGGTCTGAAGAAGGCGTTCCTCTACCTCGCCGACACCGAACACCACGTGCCGGGCGAAGCGCTGCACGGCGTCGCGATCTGGGCGTTCACCGGCGGGCTCGCGCTGTACCTCGTCGCGCTCAGCTCGCTTCGGCGCCGCAACCTCGGCCGGTGGAACGTCCAGCGGCTCGTGCTCGCCGTCGTGCTGCTCGCGGCGACCCCGCTGCTCGAACACGTGCCTGCGCCGGTGCTCGTGGTGATCGCGACCGCGGCCCTGCTCGGGCTCATCGCCTACGAACAGGTCCGGTTCGCCGCGTGGCGCCGGGAGACACTGGCCACCCCATCGGAGGGGTGA